In one Zobellia galactanivorans genomic region, the following are encoded:
- a CDS encoding RagB/SusD family nutrient uptake outer membrane protein, protein MRKYRYTIVCLILTLSFFSCNEEEWLEEEVIDFYSADNSYETAAQFNSAVARLYNLTDLYTVWGGATSFFIFQYTSDVAYDAISPTHELNSYPDNLTPENVRVRTLWQRYYEIVTNANVIIGRIDGENTQFDSEEQRNTLKAEALFLRAFIYKNLGITYGGVPLLLEELTEPKRDFVRASQEEVFAQCINDLEFAAANLPEVTELSEEGRLTKAAAYHLLTELYIITKDYDKAIESASKVIDNPNYALMTSRFGSKTDQPGDVYGDLFRRGNQNRSSGNTEGIWVAQYEYNVTAGGRGSILTQYFNPGYYNLVGTDGENLFLGPTNQHGGRGIGWFSPSDYLLNDVWESDPNDMRNSEYNIIRDLVADNTESAFYGQKIVENNAFTDDADPYHRYWNAIFAKTTPINDFPDEVFVDFETGEVTRNASQTFRDHYHMRLAETYLLRAEAYLGKGNLGLAADDINRVRARSNADPVEAGEVDIDYILDERTRELHMEEYRMQTLMRLGLMDERKARFNPFYNGKYENYSVEEYHNFWPIPQQEIERNTEATLEQNPGYN, encoded by the coding sequence ATGCGAAAATATAGATACACCATCGTTTGTTTGATACTTACCCTAAGTTTCTTTTCCTGTAATGAAGAGGAATGGTTGGAAGAAGAGGTCATTGATTTTTATTCGGCAGATAATTCATATGAAACTGCCGCACAGTTCAATTCGGCAGTGGCCAGACTGTACAACCTTACCGATTTGTATACGGTTTGGGGAGGGGCTACTTCTTTCTTTATATTCCAATATACTTCGGATGTGGCCTATGATGCAATTAGCCCTACGCACGAATTAAATTCGTATCCCGATAACTTGACTCCCGAAAACGTAAGGGTCAGGACGCTTTGGCAGCGCTATTATGAAATCGTTACCAATGCCAACGTGATCATTGGAAGGATCGATGGCGAGAATACACAGTTCGATTCGGAGGAGCAAAGAAACACTCTAAAGGCGGAGGCCCTGTTTTTAAGGGCTTTCATCTATAAAAACCTAGGGATAACCTATGGTGGCGTACCCCTTCTTCTCGAAGAGCTAACGGAGCCTAAAAGAGATTTTGTACGTGCTAGCCAAGAAGAAGTTTTTGCACAGTGCATTAATGATTTGGAATTTGCCGCTGCAAACTTACCTGAAGTCACTGAATTGTCTGAGGAAGGTAGGTTGACAAAAGCGGCCGCCTACCATCTTTTGACGGAGCTATATATCATTACCAAAGATTACGATAAGGCTATTGAAAGTGCTTCTAAAGTTATAGATAACCCGAACTATGCACTAATGACGTCGCGTTTTGGAAGCAAGACGGACCAGCCGGGCGATGTATACGGTGACCTTTTTAGACGGGGCAACCAAAATAGAAGCTCGGGCAATACCGAAGGTATTTGGGTGGCACAGTACGAGTATAATGTTACGGCCGGTGGACGGGGTAGCATCCTTACGCAATACTTTAACCCGGGTTATTATAATTTGGTGGGAACAGATGGGGAAAACCTCTTTCTTGGGCCAACCAACCAACATGGTGGCCGTGGTATAGGTTGGTTTTCGCCTTCCGATTATTTATTGAACGATGTATGGGAGAGCGACCCCAATGATATGAGGAATTCTGAATATAATATTATTCGTGATTTGGTCGCCGACAATACCGAATCTGCCTTTTACGGCCAGAAAATAGTGGAAAATAATGCGTTTACCGATGATGCAGATCCTTATCATAGGTACTGGAACGCCATTTTTGCCAAAACGACCCCGATCAATGATTTTCCTGATGAGGTATTCGTCGATTTTGAAACGGGGGAAGTCACCCGTAATGCATCCCAAACCTTTAGGGATCATTATCATATGCGTTTGGCCGAAACCTACTTGCTACGGGCGGAAGCTTATTTAGGCAAGGGGAACTTGGGCCTTGCGGCAGATGACATCAACAGGGTAAGGGCCAGGTCGAATGCAGATCCCGTTGAAGCTGGTGAGGTAGATATAGATTATATCTTGGACGAAAGGACAAGGGAATTGCATATGGAGGAATATCGAATGCAGACCCTTATGAGATTAGGCCTAATGGATGAAAGAAAGGCTAGGTTCAATCCTTTTTACAACGGCAAATATGAAAATTATTCCGTAGAGGAATATCATAACTTTTGGCCGATACCACAGCAAGAAATAGAACGAAATACAGAGGCTACCTTAGAGCAAAATCCAGGATATAACTAG
- a CDS encoding glycoside hydrolase family 2 TIM barrel-domain containing protein, producing MNLLKKALYTLGFYMFALSFYNCENSNELEVKPREKIKFDFDWKFKKGDFPGADKAVFNDADWETLDLPHDWSMAGPFKKDNPSGNVGAYAPGGIGWYRKKFSLDKTDAGSKINIEFGGVYMNSEVWINGNYLGKRPYGYISFNYDLTPYLNFDADNVLSVRVDNSKEPSARWFTGSGIYRHVWLVKTNALHISRYGVYATTPEVSKEKATVEVKTKVENESNGPEKFVVVNTIYDAGGKVLAQHESTSELLGNKEEEILQQIQVGTPVLWSPENPYLYTLRTEVKRNDEVVDQVETNLGIRSFEFTAENGFSLNGKNIKLKGVNNHSDLGALGAAINDKVLERRLKILKDMGCNAIRTAHNPPSATLLDLCDKMGFMVMDEAFDEWLESWPFGNKKKEGKAKYGYHLYFEEWAEKDLTELIKRDRNHPSIILWSVGNEIPDACFEEGTERLKVLMDIVREHDATRPITCGITHMHLANESGFASQLDVTGYNGGGGSAFMYEKDRETYPERKFLATEVPHTFQTRGVYQSQSWYRGKNPLGGIMKVPDLSNEEVFGEVSKYYSSSYDNSMVRISARDSWRRTRDFPYMAGEFRWTGFDYLGESMFGWPAKLFNFGVIDMCGFPKDTYYFYQSQWTEAPMVHILPHWNWEGKEGVEIPVVAYSNCDSVELFLNGKSLGTKEMGDAMDLMWKVPYTPGTLMAKGIKDGKVVCEKVIVTADKPAKIELLADTDTVNANGQDVVHVEVNIRDKDNNFVPNASNEIKFTLTGEATILAVDNGDPKSEESFIGDTRKAFNGKCIIIVKTTKKQGEFTIKAESEGLKMATVSAKSI from the coding sequence ATGAATTTACTCAAAAAGGCACTATACACCCTTGGTTTTTACATGTTCGCACTCTCTTTCTACAATTGTGAAAATTCTAATGAACTAGAGGTAAAGCCACGCGAAAAAATAAAATTCGACTTTGATTGGAAGTTTAAAAAAGGGGATTTTCCCGGAGCGGACAAAGCGGTCTTTAATGATGCCGATTGGGAGACCCTAGACCTACCACATGATTGGAGTATGGCCGGGCCTTTCAAAAAGGATAATCCCTCAGGGAACGTTGGGGCCTATGCGCCAGGAGGAATTGGTTGGTACAGAAAGAAATTCAGTTTAGATAAGACCGATGCCGGATCAAAAATAAACATTGAGTTCGGAGGGGTCTATATGAACAGTGAAGTATGGATCAACGGGAATTATTTGGGTAAACGCCCGTATGGCTATATCAGCTTTAATTACGACTTGACCCCTTACTTGAATTTTGATGCGGATAATGTACTGTCCGTAAGGGTCGACAACTCCAAAGAGCCCAGTGCAAGGTGGTTTACGGGTTCTGGTATTTACAGACATGTTTGGCTGGTAAAGACCAATGCACTGCATATAAGCCGTTATGGGGTTTACGCTACAACTCCTGAAGTTTCAAAGGAAAAGGCTACGGTAGAGGTAAAAACGAAAGTGGAGAACGAATCTAATGGCCCGGAGAAATTTGTGGTCGTTAATACCATTTATGACGCTGGTGGCAAGGTATTGGCCCAGCATGAATCTACTTCCGAATTATTGGGAAATAAAGAAGAGGAAATCCTTCAGCAAATACAGGTAGGGACTCCGGTATTATGGTCGCCTGAAAACCCGTATTTATATACTCTAAGAACAGAAGTTAAACGGAATGATGAGGTAGTAGACCAAGTAGAAACCAATTTAGGAATTCGCAGTTTTGAGTTTACCGCAGAAAATGGTTTTTCATTAAACGGCAAGAACATCAAACTAAAGGGGGTGAATAACCACAGTGACCTTGGTGCGCTGGGTGCCGCTATAAATGACAAAGTTCTTGAGCGTAGACTGAAAATACTCAAAGACATGGGCTGTAATGCCATCCGTACGGCACATAATCCGCCAAGTGCCACTTTGTTGGACCTTTGTGATAAGATGGGCTTTATGGTTATGGACGAGGCTTTTGACGAGTGGTTGGAGTCATGGCCCTTCGGAAATAAAAAGAAAGAGGGAAAAGCCAAATACGGCTACCATTTGTATTTTGAGGAATGGGCCGAAAAAGATTTGACGGAATTGATCAAAAGAGATCGTAACCACCCATCCATTATATTGTGGAGTGTGGGGAATGAAATTCCCGATGCTTGTTTTGAAGAGGGAACGGAACGATTGAAAGTTCTTATGGATATAGTTCGTGAACATGATGCTACACGGCCAATAACCTGTGGTATTACCCATATGCACTTGGCAAATGAAAGCGGATTCGCTAGCCAATTGGATGTTACCGGGTATAACGGTGGCGGTGGTTCTGCATTTATGTACGAAAAAGATCGAGAAACCTATCCTGAGCGAAAATTTCTGGCCACGGAAGTACCCCATACGTTTCAAACCCGTGGGGTCTATCAAAGCCAATCGTGGTACAGGGGTAAAAATCCCTTGGGAGGAATTATGAAGGTGCCTGATCTTTCAAATGAAGAGGTGTTCGGTGAGGTAAGTAAATATTACAGTTCTTCTTATGACAATTCTATGGTTCGCATCTCGGCAAGGGATTCGTGGAGACGGACAAGGGACTTTCCTTATATGGCTGGGGAGTTCAGGTGGACCGGCTTTGACTATTTGGGGGAATCGATGTTCGGTTGGCCGGCCAAGCTATTTAATTTTGGCGTGATAGATATGTGCGGCTTTCCGAAAGACACCTACTATTTTTATCAGAGTCAGTGGACGGAAGCGCCTATGGTGCACATTCTTCCTCATTGGAATTGGGAAGGAAAGGAAGGTGTGGAAATACCGGTCGTGGCTTACTCCAATTGCGATAGTGTAGAGCTGTTCTTGAACGGGAAATCGCTGGGGACAAAAGAAATGGGTGATGCCATGGATTTGATGTGGAAAGTACCATATACCCCCGGAACCCTAATGGCTAAAGGTATTAAAGATGGCAAGGTGGTTTGCGAAAAGGTGATTGTTACCGCGGACAAACCTGCGAAAATTGAACTATTGGCAGATACCGATACCGTAAATGCAAACGGGCAGGATGTGGTTCACGTAGAGGTGAATATACGTGACAAAGACAACAATTTTGTGCCAAACGCCTCGAACGAAATTAAGTTTACCCTAACAGGGGAAGCTACTATCCTAGCGGTAGATAATGGCGATCCCAAAAGTGAAGAAAGCTTTATTGGCGATACAAGAAAGGCTTTTAACGGCAAATGCATCATTATTGTCAAAACCACTAAGAAGCAGGGGGAGTTTACGATCAAGGCGGAAAGTGAAGGTCTAAAAATGGCCACGGTTTCGGCAAAATCAATTTAA
- a CDS encoding glycoside hydrolase family 95 protein: protein MKIRFQSNCSTAKLQYNYKFISAVLLLFFSLGQQALLAQTSPIGMKNGNKLWYTQPAADWMEALPIGNGKLGAMVFGGVESERLQLNEESVWAGPPIPENRVGAFKSIEKARALIFQGDYLEANKVMQDNVMGERIAPRSYQPLGNLILNFNLKGSPTDYRRELDLKRAIAKTDFTVNGVRYTREYFSSAIENTIVVVLTANQPKAISLELKMDRKADFEVAGVGKNRLRMWGQASQKGKHLGVKYETQVMALPKGGKMSSENGNIKITAANSVVLLVSAKTDYNKKDPFSPFTENLSTACASVLKKTARKSVKKLKEEHIDDYQHYFNRVVLDLGSFPGEDKPTNERLEAVINGADDPGLMELYFQYGRYLLISSSRPGSLPANLQGIWNDHLAAPWNSDYHTNINMQMNYWPAEVANLSECHEPFFEFIESLVPSGKKTAKEVYDSEGFVVHHTTDVWHWTSPIGKVQYGMWPMGGAWCTRHFMEHYSFTGDTTFLAEQAYPIMKESAKFLLDWLVTDPRSGKLVSGPSTSPENKFYTPKNGEKFANVDMGNAMDQEIIWDNFSNVLEAAKILKIEDAFVDEVKAALSNLSLPKIGSDGRLMEWSQEFDEVDKGHRHLSHLYGLYPGKQFDKKKTPYYIDAINRSIEHRLSNGGGHTGWSRAWIINFYARLGNADKAYENMKVLLAKSTATNLFDYHPPFQIDGNFGGTAGIAEMILQSHETDENGNTIINLLPALPSEWPTGSVSGLKARGGFEVSFAWENGVLKSVSLISSGASICKVQVGDSITELVFATAEKQTLTEFK, encoded by the coding sequence ATGAAAATTAGATTTCAGTCGAACTGCAGCACAGCGAAGCTGCAGTACAATTACAAGTTTATAAGTGCCGTCCTGCTTTTGTTTTTCTCCTTGGGCCAGCAAGCTTTGCTTGCACAAACAAGCCCTATTGGTATGAAAAATGGCAATAAGCTATGGTATACACAACCTGCCGCTGATTGGATGGAGGCCTTGCCCATTGGTAACGGTAAGCTTGGTGCCATGGTCTTTGGTGGCGTTGAAAGCGAGCGTTTACAGCTTAACGAAGAATCGGTTTGGGCCGGACCACCTATACCTGAAAATAGGGTAGGGGCGTTCAAGTCTATTGAAAAGGCGAGAGCCTTGATTTTTCAAGGGGATTATTTGGAGGCGAATAAGGTCATGCAGGATAACGTGATGGGAGAACGTATCGCACCTCGTAGTTACCAACCTTTAGGGAATCTGATACTTAATTTTAATTTAAAAGGAAGCCCAACGGATTACAGACGTGAACTCGATTTAAAACGAGCTATCGCAAAGACCGATTTCACCGTGAATGGGGTAAGATATACTAGGGAATATTTTTCCAGTGCGATAGAAAATACCATTGTAGTAGTACTTACCGCAAATCAACCGAAGGCGATTTCATTGGAACTTAAAATGGACCGAAAGGCCGATTTTGAAGTGGCCGGTGTTGGAAAAAACAGACTGCGTATGTGGGGACAGGCAAGTCAGAAAGGAAAACATCTTGGGGTGAAATATGAAACTCAGGTAATGGCCCTTCCTAAAGGAGGGAAGATGTCTTCTGAAAACGGGAACATAAAAATTACCGCAGCGAACTCGGTGGTTCTTTTGGTGTCGGCAAAAACCGATTACAACAAGAAAGACCCGTTCTCCCCTTTTACCGAAAACCTAAGTACGGCATGCGCTTCGGTCTTAAAGAAAACAGCTAGGAAATCGGTAAAAAAACTCAAGGAGGAACATATCGATGACTATCAACATTATTTTAATAGGGTAGTTCTTGATTTGGGAAGTTTTCCGGGTGAAGACAAACCTACGAATGAACGTTTGGAGGCCGTGATAAACGGGGCGGATGATCCGGGGTTAATGGAGTTGTATTTTCAGTACGGACGCTATTTGCTCATTTCCTCATCCCGCCCGGGTAGCCTGCCCGCTAATTTGCAAGGTATTTGGAACGATCATTTGGCAGCTCCTTGGAACAGTGATTATCACACCAATATCAACATGCAAATGAACTATTGGCCTGCCGAGGTGGCCAATCTTTCCGAATGTCATGAACCCTTTTTTGAGTTTATCGAATCTTTGGTCCCTTCGGGAAAAAAAACGGCAAAAGAGGTGTATGATAGTGAGGGCTTCGTGGTGCATCATACTACCGATGTTTGGCATTGGACTTCCCCTATCGGGAAAGTTCAATATGGCATGTGGCCTATGGGCGGAGCTTGGTGTACACGTCATTTTATGGAGCATTACAGCTTTACGGGAGATACTACGTTTCTGGCGGAACAGGCTTATCCCATAATGAAGGAATCGGCTAAATTCCTTTTAGATTGGCTTGTTACGGACCCTCGGTCTGGCAAGCTGGTTTCGGGCCCGTCTACTTCTCCCGAAAATAAATTCTACACGCCAAAGAATGGTGAAAAATTCGCGAACGTAGATATGGGGAATGCCATGGACCAAGAAATTATTTGGGACAATTTCTCTAATGTTCTGGAGGCGGCCAAAATATTGAAGATTGAAGATGCATTTGTAGATGAAGTTAAGGCGGCATTAAGCAATCTTTCCCTTCCTAAAATCGGTTCCGATGGTCGATTAATGGAATGGTCGCAAGAATTTGATGAAGTGGATAAGGGGCATCGCCACTTGAGCCATTTATACGGTCTTTATCCTGGTAAGCAATTTGATAAAAAGAAAACCCCGTATTATATAGATGCTATCAACCGAAGTATTGAACACCGTTTATCTAACGGTGGGGGGCATACAGGTTGGAGTAGGGCATGGATCATTAATTTTTATGCGCGATTGGGCAATGCCGATAAGGCCTACGAAAACATGAAAGTTTTATTGGCAAAATCTACGGCTACCAATTTGTTCGATTATCACCCTCCTTTTCAGATTGATGGAAATTTTGGTGGTACGGCCGGTATTGCCGAGATGATCCTTCAGAGTCATGAAACGGATGAAAACGGAAATACGATAATCAACCTATTACCCGCATTACCTTCGGAATGGCCTACGGGAAGTGTTTCCGGTTTAAAGGCAAGAGGGGGCTTTGAAGTTAGCTTTGCTTGGGAAAACGGCGTGCTAAAATCGGTGTCCCTTATTTCAAGCGGGGCTTCTATTTGTAAGGTTCAAGTTGGTGATTCCATAACGGAATTGGTATTCGCTACGGCGGAAAAACAAACCCTCACTGAATTTAAGTAA
- a CDS encoding TonB-dependent receptor, producing the protein MKNYLKGLRVSERFIPPKIVLIVKLSIILICLSSFAAIPTLSYAQKTKLTLEVANSPIKDVLRQIENKSDFFFLYNDNLIDVEKKVSINVTKRRISDILKLVFNDDKVVYSVVNKQIILSPKSMVAAGAMQMQAQGVVYDEFGVALPGVSIVLKGTSKGTQTDFDGNFVIEATSGDILVFTYLGMKSQEIVVSDQNPIQINMEPDALGLDEIVVVGYGVSKKSDLTGAVASVDVEQLSSIPNVSVLQAMQGSVAGLNIGAVDAAGEDPSISIRGQNSLSSNSSANSPLIVVDGIIYRGNLVDLNKADIASIDVLKDASSAAIYGSQAANGVLLITTKKGKVVGKPTINYSASYTVQTPTNTALEPMKATELKEFLPDAYWQTGSRIGPDYLESDPNFDITSYFNTPEMVEGYENGTDGSLYDILTGDGYINTHNLSVTGRSENFGYFFSGGFTDVKGFAANDTYKKVNYRMNLDAEINDWLSVGTETFITTSDYSGETPRIATASLVHPWTPLYEEDGSPRQTLQGTWFNPLLDLEADDDDKRLNLFANIHADVKLPIKGLNYRMNFSQNYRTINHNNFDANDANFTGYGYKNASIYYDWTLDNILSYNRTFNEVHNISATFLYGVEERNYSFTNVNSQNFTNDLLGYNSLEAGDPTLYGMNTGKEREQSLYTMGRLQYNYNSKYLVTGTIRRDGFSGFGTNDKLGVFPSVALGWVVSEENFVNTDSKWLNYLKLRGSYGTTGRRGLGRYDTQAVVSTSVEGNNGYIFGDGGSPTQVQWISSLANNNLGWETTTGLNVGADFAFFNSRLSGNVEYYNNSTKDILYAIQLPTTSGFSSINTNIGEVANHGIEFSLTGKWINNQDLSWSTTVNYSRNRNEIVSILGADNDGDGLEDDLVSNTLFIGEPTDVVYDYEIIGMWQLADEEAGNIPNGFYPGTYKIADLNDDGAYSANDDKKILGYKDPGYRFGIANTVKYKQFSLYAFINSIQGGDDYYFGTDALIFGATNTSIERYSVQNIPTGAWDYWMPENPDARFRRLDGPAGYEPNRYLQRNFVRIQDVSLSYDFDKKILGKIGFSSLRLFVSGKNLHTFTKWRGWDPETGGEYTWGVNPVMANYTLGLNVEF; encoded by the coding sequence ATGAAAAATTATTTAAAGGGGCTTAGGGTATCCGAAAGGTTTATCCCGCCCAAAATCGTACTCATCGTGAAGCTAAGCATTATACTTATCTGTCTTTCGTCATTTGCGGCTATACCAACGCTCTCATATGCGCAAAAAACCAAACTTACTTTAGAGGTAGCTAACTCTCCCATTAAAGATGTCCTAAGGCAAATTGAAAACAAAAGTGATTTCTTCTTTCTGTACAATGATAATTTGATCGATGTAGAAAAGAAGGTGAGTATTAACGTGACTAAAAGAAGGATAAGCGATATCTTAAAATTAGTGTTCAATGACGATAAGGTTGTTTATTCGGTTGTGAATAAGCAGATTATATTGTCCCCTAAAAGTATGGTGGCCGCCGGTGCCATGCAGATGCAGGCACAAGGTGTTGTATATGATGAATTTGGAGTTGCTTTGCCGGGTGTTTCAATTGTCTTAAAGGGTACCTCCAAGGGCACTCAAACCGATTTTGACGGTAACTTCGTTATTGAAGCTACATCAGGGGATATTCTTGTGTTTACCTACTTAGGTATGAAGTCACAAGAAATTGTTGTCTCTGATCAAAATCCGATACAAATTAACATGGAGCCCGATGCCTTGGGCCTAGATGAAATAGTTGTAGTAGGTTATGGGGTTTCAAAGAAAAGTGACCTTACGGGAGCGGTTGCCAGTGTTGATGTAGAGCAACTATCTTCCATACCGAACGTATCCGTTTTACAGGCCATGCAAGGTTCTGTGGCCGGGTTGAACATCGGGGCCGTAGATGCTGCGGGCGAAGACCCTTCAATTTCTATTAGGGGGCAGAATTCACTGTCAAGTAACTCATCTGCAAATTCGCCACTTATTGTAGTGGATGGAATTATCTACAGGGGTAACCTGGTAGACTTGAATAAGGCCGATATTGCATCGATTGATGTTTTGAAAGATGCCAGTTCTGCCGCTATCTATGGTTCTCAAGCAGCGAATGGGGTTTTGTTGATAACTACGAAGAAAGGTAAGGTAGTGGGTAAGCCGACAATAAACTATTCGGCAAGTTATACGGTACAAACGCCGACCAATACGGCTTTGGAACCCATGAAGGCCACAGAACTCAAGGAGTTTTTGCCCGATGCCTATTGGCAGACCGGCTCTAGGATCGGACCGGATTACCTAGAGTCCGACCCAAATTTTGATATCACTAGCTACTTTAACACCCCTGAAATGGTCGAAGGCTATGAAAATGGAACGGATGGTAGCTTATACGATATACTTACCGGAGATGGGTATATCAATACCCATAATCTAAGTGTTACCGGGAGGTCTGAAAATTTCGGATATTTCTTTTCAGGTGGTTTTACCGATGTTAAAGGCTTTGCGGCCAATGATACCTATAAAAAGGTAAACTACAGGATGAATTTAGATGCCGAGATCAATGATTGGTTGAGCGTAGGTACCGAAACATTTATCACGACCAGTGATTATTCAGGGGAGACACCTCGTATTGCTACGGCTTCATTGGTACATCCTTGGACGCCTTTGTATGAAGAGGATGGCTCTCCAAGACAAACGCTTCAAGGTACATGGTTCAACCCGCTTTTGGATTTAGAGGCGGATGACGACGACAAACGTTTGAACTTGTTCGCGAATATCCATGCTGATGTAAAGTTGCCGATCAAGGGATTGAATTACAGAATGAATTTCTCTCAAAATTATAGAACCATCAATCATAATAATTTTGATGCCAATGATGCTAATTTTACGGGCTATGGTTATAAAAATGCTTCCATTTATTACGACTGGACCCTTGATAATATCCTAAGCTACAACAGAACCTTTAACGAAGTACACAATATAAGTGCTACTTTTCTTTATGGGGTAGAGGAGCGTAATTATTCCTTTACCAATGTAAATTCCCAAAACTTTACAAACGATTTATTGGGGTATAATTCGCTAGAGGCTGGTGACCCCACCTTGTACGGCATGAATACCGGCAAGGAAAGGGAACAGAGTCTGTATACTATGGGACGTCTACAGTATAATTACAACAGTAAGTACTTGGTAACAGGAACCATCAGAAGGGACGGTTTTTCAGGTTTCGGTACAAACGATAAATTAGGTGTTTTTCCATCCGTAGCGTTAGGATGGGTGGTTAGCGAGGAAAACTTTGTAAATACCGATTCCAAATGGTTGAACTATCTTAAACTTAGGGGGTCATACGGAACCACGGGACGTAGAGGTTTAGGCCGATATGATACCCAGGCTGTGGTCTCTACTTCGGTAGAAGGCAATAACGGCTATATTTTTGGTGATGGAGGTTCACCTACGCAGGTGCAATGGATCTCGTCGTTGGCAAATAATAACCTTGGGTGGGAGACTACTACAGGATTGAACGTCGGTGCCGATTTTGCTTTCTTTAATTCAAGGCTTTCGGGTAATGTCGAATACTACAATAACTCAACCAAAGATATTTTGTACGCCATTCAATTGCCTACCACTTCAGGCTTTAGCAGTATAAACACCAATATCGGGGAAGTTGCCAACCACGGAATTGAATTTTCCTTAACCGGAAAGTGGATCAACAATCAAGATTTGTCATGGTCTACCACGGTGAATTATTCAAGAAACAGAAATGAAATTGTTTCTATACTAGGGGCCGATAATGACGGTGATGGTCTTGAAGATGACTTGGTATCGAATACCTTGTTTATCGGCGAACCTACCGATGTTGTATATGACTATGAGATTATCGGTATGTGGCAATTGGCCGATGAAGAGGCGGGTAATATTCCCAATGGTTTTTACCCCGGAACCTATAAGATCGCCGATTTAAATGATGATGGGGCATATTCCGCCAATGATGACAAGAAGATATTGGGCTATAAAGACCCGGGATATCGTTTTGGGATCGCCAATACGGTAAAATACAAGCAGTTCAGCTTATACGCCTTCATCAATTCAATTCAAGGGGGCGACGATTATTACTTCGGAACCGATGCCTTGATCTTTGGGGCGACCAATACGAGTATTGAACGTTACTCGGTACAGAACATTCCCACAGGGGCATGGGATTATTGGATGCCTGAGAACCCAGATGCTAGGTTCAGAAGGTTGGATGGCCCTGCAGGTTATGAGCCAAACCGCTATTTACAAAGAAATTTTGTGCGTATACAAGATGTTTCCTTGTCTTATGATTTCGATAAGAAAATTCTAGGGAAAATAGGGTTCAGCAGCTTAAGGCTCTTCGTAAGTGGAAAGAACTTGCACACTTTTACAAAATGGCGAGGGTGGGATCCCGAAACCGGAGGAGAGTATACTTGGGGGGTAAACCCGGTAATGGCAAATTATACCTTAGGGTTAAATGTTGAATTTTAA